A region of uncultured Desulfobacter sp. DNA encodes the following proteins:
- a CDS encoding DASS family sodium-coupled anion symporter, with product MNEIIYPGRGRKIGLFLGPAIFILMLLIPTPPGMKPEAWHVAAVTVLMAVWWISEAIPIPATSLLPIALFPLLGVMKSTEATTPYANHLIYLFMGGFFLAVTMERWNLHRRVALYTIRAIGVSPARMIMGFMAATAFLSMWVSNTATAMMMVPIGLAVISQVTGLTSEDLKTMCVAYSPEFNFGRSLMLGIAYAASVGGVATIIGTPPNTVMVGMVEKMFGVEIGFGQWMLFGVPLAVMTLVPTWFLLTKILFPMDGLELSGGAAIIDDEIKKLGPMSVSEKKIVAVGCFMAIFWLSRGFLAKTAVVHTIMPHFSYISDATIGIMGALLLFCIPVDYKRGVFLLDWKTAVKIPWDVILLFGGGLAIANGFTRTELAAYIAGQLGALQGASLLVFVGVVVLITIFLTEITSNTATATLLVPIMGSAAIAMGVHPFATIVGACVAASYAFMLPVATPPNAVVFGSGCISIRQMARAGLWLNVFGAILITVFVVYLLPLLWGIDLSHVPNWAVKPG from the coding sequence ATGAACGAAATCATATATCCTGGAAGAGGCAGGAAAATAGGACTTTTTTTAGGCCCGGCTATTTTTATTTTGATGCTTTTGATTCCGACGCCCCCCGGGATGAAACCCGAAGCCTGGCACGTGGCGGCCGTGACCGTGCTCATGGCTGTCTGGTGGATCAGTGAAGCCATTCCCATTCCGGCCACAAGCCTTCTGCCCATCGCACTTTTCCCTCTTCTCGGTGTCATGAAATCCACCGAGGCCACAACCCCCTATGCCAATCATCTGATCTATCTGTTCATGGGCGGATTTTTTCTGGCCGTGACCATGGAGAGATGGAATCTTCACCGCCGGGTGGCCCTGTATACCATCCGGGCCATCGGCGTCAGTCCTGCCCGGATGATCATGGGCTTTATGGCGGCCACGGCCTTTTTGTCCATGTGGGTTTCCAATACCGCCACCGCCATGATGATGGTGCCCATCGGCCTGGCCGTCATCAGCCAGGTGACAGGGCTTACCTCCGAAGATTTGAAAACCATGTGCGTGGCCTACAGCCCCGAGTTCAATTTTGGCCGCAGCCTGATGCTGGGCATTGCCTACGCGGCATCGGTGGGCGGTGTGGCCACCATTATCGGCACCCCGCCCAACACGGTGATGGTTGGCATGGTGGAAAAGATGTTCGGTGTTGAAATCGGGTTCGGGCAGTGGATGCTTTTCGGTGTGCCACTTGCTGTAATGACACTGGTGCCGACATGGTTTCTTCTGACAAAGATTCTTTTTCCCATGGACGGTCTGGAGCTTTCCGGGGGGGCTGCCATTATTGATGACGAGATCAAAAAGCTTGGCCCCATGTCCGTTTCGGAAAAAAAAATTGTGGCCGTGGGATGCTTTATGGCTATATTCTGGCTGTCCCGGGGATTTTTGGCCAAGACTGCTGTTGTTCATACCATCATGCCCCATTTCAGTTATATCAGTGATGCCACCATCGGTATCATGGGGGCGCTGTTGCTCTTCTGCATTCCCGTGGATTATAAAAGAGGTGTGTTCCTGCTTGACTGGAAAACCGCAGTTAAAATTCCCTGGGATGTGATCCTGCTTTTCGGGGGCGGGCTTGCCATTGCCAACGGATTTACCCGTACTGAACTGGCTGCTTATATCGCGGGTCAGCTGGGGGCGCTTCAGGGTGCCAGCCTGCTGGTGTTTGTGGGGGTGGTGGTGCTGATCACCATTTTTCTTACTGAAATTACTTCAAATACGGCCACGGCCACCCTGCTTGTGCCCATCATGGGCAGTGCCGCCATTGCCATGGGCGTGCATCCCTTTGCCACCATCGTCGGCGCCTGTGTGGCAGCCTCATATGCATTCATGCTGCCGGTGGCAACGCCCCCCAATGCCGTGGTCTTCGGCAGCGGATGTATCTCCATCCGGCAGATGGCCAGGGCGGGGTTGTGGCTTAATGTCTTCGGCGCCATTCTGATTACGGTATTTGTCGTGTATCTTCTGCCGCTGCTGTGGGGTATTGATCTGTCCCATGTACCAAACTGGGCCGTCAAGCCCGGCTAA
- a CDS encoding type II toxin-antitoxin system Phd/YefM family antitoxin, with protein sequence MKTISATQFRGNIFKLLDEINETGLPIEIIKNGKTLRIIPVEKADKLSNLSPKPDVIKGDPESLVDISWEGELNLDLP encoded by the coding sequence ATGAAAACCATTTCCGCAACCCAGTTCAGGGGAAATATTTTTAAACTTCTGGACGAAATTAATGAAACCGGGCTTCCCATTGAAATTATAAAAAATGGAAAAACGTTGCGGATTATTCCGGTGGAAAAGGCAGACAAACTCAGCAATTTAAGCCCAAAACCGGATGTCATAAAAGGAGATCCGGAATCTCTTGTGGATATCTCGTGGGAAGGGGAACTAAACCTTGATCTACCTTGA
- a CDS encoding PIN domain-containing protein, which translates to MIYLDTHVVVWLYAGMIEKLSSDAKYLINEHDLYISPIVRLELDYLFEIGKITCHADLILTDLSERIGLTVCAKEFNTIMGQALQCTWTRDPFDRLIVGQAAVVNRNKLLTKDRRILANYSKAVW; encoded by the coding sequence TTGATCTACCTTGATACCCATGTGGTTGTTTGGTTATATGCCGGAATGATTGAAAAATTAAGCTCTGACGCTAAATATCTGATCAATGAACACGATCTCTATATTTCCCCCATTGTTCGTTTAGAATTGGACTATCTATTTGAAATTGGAAAGATAACCTGCCATGCCGATTTGATTTTAACCGATCTGTCCGAACGGATAGGGCTTACTGTCTGTGCCAAGGAATTCAACACCATTATGGGACAGGCATTACAATGCACCTGGACCCGTGATCCTTTTGACCGGTTAATTGTGGGGCAGGCCGCAGTAGTGAACCGGAATAAATTGCTCACAAAAGATCGTCGAATTCTTGCAAACTACAGCAAAGCCGTCTGGTAA
- a CDS encoding metallophosphoesterase → MKRFVLILLLLVGFCTPAFSAEIVGQWDFDDSSDMTRATIGPDLVLTGSHTSVSGHSSGDYATSIGLGSYYTCNNEFTPNGGGSYVNNYTLVYDIKCSLTSGYSSLLQTNQANSNDGEIFTKSNGAIGVGDTGYAPGGTIEADTWTRIVVRVKNGELFEIWKNGTKVLDGNPQSVDGRFGIEEVFHLFRDNDGEEETIEISKFVFYDGVLTEEEIVALGGVREAATLVGQWDFENPDNLTLATIGKDLTRIGSDSAVEGINSEDGAARIGVGSYYSIDHGITPADGETNVNQWSLVVDFTFSESDNNTWKTFFQTNPSNFNDGDCFINEENAIGVSATGYSNNSDNDSLEFTCEPGEWYRLVAVIDNNSGRYDLYINGELVLDGVAQEIDGRFSLEETLLLFADENGEDNSIDVSLVQLYDAALTSGEVADLQGPGGVEPPKTLEFLTEPYLQNVKKDGITIMWETSIEADSSVEYSTDESLDYSVVPTFETNTQETVIYKAVLTGLSPDTKYNFRVTADDLVISDLSFKTAPEEKIAFSFGVWADSQGTNHATFPDDLYEPTKTMMAHMAGNVDIGVSVGDLAEDGNSYTDTHLYYLDRVAKYLGKTRPWFNAWGNHDKDQGAMIRQFADMPSKDRGEPYDPGYGSFMFEYAGCYFICIDNACLNVGELGVVESMLMEARENSAKHIFVFIHKAPYYERWYEGEESVRFYLVPLLEEYKVDILFSGHTHAYQRGYLNGVYYCVTGGGSWLDTSEPLTTDWEHMTVGGYHDLADGIDGGLVNEYVRVDVTDNGYTAHMVAFEPSGEEMPDVTDDFGSPNFKADSINFPEAIVNEAYEQDLSEMASDPDNRDLVFSMIEGPEWLSVDTDGILFGTPSSEDIGLNTFKIRVENDRNGYDIAEVQIRVSGGLDLVTDLVNVEISNTAYNRRQKTYSVTAELENVSNTTVSGPLNLVITDLSPGDAQVEESDGSLDGSPYIEFLGEDQTFSPGEILGPVIIKITTSSRVKLHFNTEVYGKADPR, encoded by the coding sequence ATGAAAAGGTTTGTTTTAATTTTATTATTGCTGGTTGGATTTTGCACACCGGCGTTTTCAGCGGAAATTGTCGGGCAATGGGATTTTGATGATTCCTCTGACATGACCCGAGCGACAATCGGGCCGGATCTGGTTCTGACCGGCAGCCACACATCCGTATCCGGGCACAGCTCTGGAGATTATGCCACCAGTATCGGGCTTGGAAGCTATTATACCTGCAACAACGAATTCACTCCCAACGGGGGAGGAAGCTATGTGAATAATTATACCCTGGTCTATGACATCAAATGTTCTTTGACCAGCGGATACAGCAGCCTGCTCCAGACCAATCAGGCCAACTCCAATGACGGCGAAATTTTTACCAAATCCAATGGGGCCATCGGGGTGGGGGACACAGGCTATGCCCCTGGGGGTACCATTGAAGCGGATACCTGGACCCGGATTGTCGTCCGGGTTAAGAATGGTGAACTCTTTGAAATCTGGAAAAACGGCACAAAGGTCCTGGACGGAAACCCCCAGTCCGTGGACGGCCGTTTCGGAATCGAAGAGGTTTTTCATCTTTTCCGGGATAATGATGGTGAAGAGGAGACCATTGAAATTTCAAAATTTGTTTTTTATGACGGCGTTCTTACCGAAGAAGAAATTGTCGCCCTGGGAGGCGTTCGGGAGGCAGCCACACTTGTGGGACAATGGGATTTTGAAAATCCGGACAATTTGACCCTTGCAACCATAGGAAAGGATCTGACCCGTATTGGTTCGGATTCGGCAGTGGAAGGAATCAATTCCGAAGACGGAGCCGCAAGAATAGGTGTGGGCAGTTATTATTCCATTGATCACGGAATCACACCCGCTGACGGAGAAACCAATGTGAATCAGTGGAGCCTTGTGGTGGATTTTACATTTTCCGAATCCGACAACAATACCTGGAAAACTTTTTTCCAGACAAACCCTTCAAATTTCAATGATGGGGATTGCTTTATCAATGAAGAGAATGCCATCGGCGTTTCCGCCACAGGGTATTCAAACAACAGCGATAATGACAGCCTTGAATTTACATGCGAGCCCGGGGAATGGTACAGGCTTGTGGCAGTGATTGACAACAACAGCGGAAGGTATGACCTCTATATTAACGGGGAACTGGTTCTCGATGGGGTCGCCCAGGAAATTGACGGGCGCTTTTCCCTTGAAGAGACCCTTCTTCTTTTCGCCGATGAAAACGGGGAAGACAATAGCATTGATGTTTCCCTTGTCCAGCTCTATGACGCGGCCTTAACATCCGGTGAAGTGGCAGACCTTCAGGGCCCGGGTGGGGTAGAACCGCCCAAGACTTTAGAATTCCTGACAGAACCCTACCTTCAGAATGTAAAAAAAGACGGGATCACCATCATGTGGGAAACCAGTATTGAGGCCGACTCATCCGTTGAATACAGCACAGATGAATCCCTTGATTATAGCGTTGTTCCCACCTTTGAAACCAACACCCAGGAGACGGTCATTTACAAGGCTGTCCTGACAGGACTTAGCCCGGATACAAAATATAATTTCAGGGTGACTGCAGATGATCTGGTCATCTCTGACCTGTCTTTTAAAACGGCACCTGAAGAAAAGATTGCCTTCAGCTTTGGCGTATGGGCTGACAGCCAGGGAACAAATCACGCGACATTCCCTGACGATTTATATGAGCCCACAAAAACGATGATGGCCCATATGGCCGGGAATGTGGACATCGGGGTTTCCGTGGGGGATCTTGCAGAAGACGGAAACAGCTACACAGACACCCATCTCTATTACCTGGACCGGGTGGCCAAATACCTTGGAAAAACCAGACCATGGTTCAATGCCTGGGGGAATCATGACAAAGACCAGGGGGCAATGATAAGACAATTTGCCGATATGCCCAGCAAGGACCGGGGCGAACCCTATGACCCCGGATATGGATCATTTATGTTTGAATATGCAGGATGCTATTTTATCTGTATTGACAATGCCTGTCTCAATGTTGGTGAATTAGGCGTGGTTGAATCCATGCTCATGGAAGCCAGAGAAAACAGCGCAAAACATATTTTTGTCTTTATTCACAAGGCACCCTATTACGAGCGCTGGTATGAAGGAGAAGAATCGGTCAGATTCTATCTGGTCCCCCTGCTTGAAGAGTACAAGGTGGATATTTTGTTTTCAGGCCACACACACGCGTATCAAAGGGGATACCTGAACGGCGTCTATTATTGTGTAACAGGAGGGGGGAGCTGGCTGGATACTTCCGAGCCCCTTACAACGGACTGGGAACACATGACCGTTGGCGGCTACCATGATCTGGCAGATGGCATTGACGGTGGCCTTGTCAATGAATATGTGCGAGTGGATGTGACCGATAACGGATATACGGCCCATATGGTTGCATTTGAGCCCTCAGGAGAGGAAATGCCGGACGTCACGGATGATTTCGGCAGCCCCAATTTTAAAGCTGACAGCATTAATTTTCCTGAAGCCATTGTGAACGAAGCCTATGAGCAGGATCTTTCGGAAATGGCGAGTGATCCGGATAACAGGGATCTTGTCTTTTCCATGATCGAGGGGCCGGAATGGCTGTCCGTTGACACGGACGGAATTCTTTTTGGAACCCCATCTTCTGAGGATATTGGACTGAACACATTTAAAATCAGAGTTGAAAACGATAGAAACGGATATGATATCGCCGAAGTCCAGATCCGGGTCAGTGGCGGTTTAGACCTTGTCACGGATCTGGTGAATGTTGAAATCAGCAATACAGCATACAACAGAAGACAAAAAACATACTCTGTTACTGCCGAACTGGAAAATGTATCAAACACTACAGTATCAGGGCCTTTGAACCTTGTGATCACGGATCTCTCACCCGGGGA